In Planctomycetia bacterium, the genomic window CAATGCCTCAATATCCTGAAGGGCTAACGCCTGAATGGGTGGCAGTTCTGCATCCGGCAAATGTGGCCTGAGAACCACATGGGAATACAGTTCTAGCGAAGGCAGCAGGTTCCTGGCAATCGTTGCCCCCCAAATGCGTGTGTGCAGCATGCCAACGCTTTCTTCCCGATCCAGACCCAGTGCATCCATTTCGAGCATGAGTGCCTGGTTGTCAAATGGCCCAGCGCCACGTGTAATCATTCCCGAGAGCAAGTTGGAAGTGCCGGCCAGTGTAGCCGGATCGTATGCATAGCCAGCCGGTATCAAAAAGTTAAATGCTGCAGTTCGAACATAATCCATAGTCTCGGCAATCAGCACCAGACCATTGGGAAAAACATGATGACGAACGTTTGAATGTGCCAAGACCATTTCCTTCATAGAACAGATTCATCGCTGTGAATTTCTTTATACGCCGTACTCATCTTACGGAAGCCCAGTCGCTGGTACAGCAGGAGTGCAGCCTGGTTTTCTGCGGTCACTTCCAGCGATGCCGTTTTCCTGCCCAGCCGGGCGAAACTGTGCAATGCCTGCAAGACCAATGCTCGGCCTAATCCGAGTCGGCGAAAGGATGGTACTACCGCAACATTTTGAATGCTACCCTCATCCAGAGAAGCTGACAATGACTGAATACTCGCACAGCAGCCCCCCGGACTGGCTATCATCCATGTCGCTTCTGCAAGAAAATCTGAACGCAGCCTGATTTCATTGATGACGTGCCAACATCCCGCCCTTTTTGAGAATGAACGAAATAGCTGAGCATCCAATGTTCCACGGAAACTGAGATAATGCACCTCGGCAAACAGATCAACTAACCCGTTATCCCAAGGCACCCAGACGTACCCTTCTGGCAACACTGGCACCGGCGGCAACTGGTGCAGGCTGATCGACATGCGATGCCGGGTGAGATAGGTCAAGGTGCTGGACATGGTACAAGAGTAACACCCTTCACTACCCGTTGTCAAAGTCTTGATGATCCGTCAAGAGTAATTTCATAACTGCGCGAATGCAGGATACCGAAGTCTCGAAATTGCTATCGCTAAAAATCGCCCCTGCCGTTATGTTCCCCACCGTCTCAGGGTGAATTGGATTTGTTCAGCCTTTGCCTGTGAATTCCAGGGATCTATTTGAATGCCGACATTACCTGTAACTTCTCATAAATTAATTTCCCTGGTTATTCCATGCTGTAATGAAGCTGATGTACTGCCACTGCTGTTTGATCGGATACAAAACGAAGTTAAAAACTGGTCTTACGCCTACGAAGTCATCCTTATCGATGATGGATCTACTGATGCAACCTGGGAACTGATGCAGCAATTCCATGATCAAGATCATCGGTGGAAAGCAGTCAAGCTGTCTCGAAATTTTGGCCATCAGTTGGCGTTGTGGACGGGATTGCAGCATGCCCAGGGAGATGCAG contains:
- a CDS encoding GNAT family N-acetyltransferase, which codes for MSSTLTYLTRHRMSISLHQLPPVPVLPEGYVWVPWDNGLVDLFAEVHYLSFRGTLDAQLFRSFSKRAGCWHVINEIRLRSDFLAEATWMIASPGGCCASIQSLSASLDEGSIQNVAVVPSFRRLGLGRALVLQALHSFARLGRKTASLEVTAENQAALLLYQRLGFRKMSTAYKEIHSDESVL